One Heyndrickxia oleronia genomic window, ATCCCTCCTTTTTTTCTCGATGTGCTGCAACCACATAATGAAACATAATCCGTTAGCTTAATATCTTCAACAAAAGAAGCGTTAATCCTTCTTCGATTAACCCCTCCGATACTTTTATTGTTTTTTTCACAAGCCCATCTCACTTCAAGAAGTTTAATCATTTAAATCATATGTATCTATGGGTTTATACACTCCAGATGGATAATAGAGTGGAAGTGTGAAGGCAAAAAAAAGCAACCTAGGAAAATGAATTAGTTGCTTTTTAACCTCAACCACCTGCACTAGAATGTGATCCTGGATCATGGGAAGGTGGATCATAATTTCTAAATCTCCATTCAACATATGATTATTTTTGTGCTGTCTTCTTCAATTAATGTGCTGGATATAAGAATGTTATCGGATTCTCTATAAATGGGTAAGAATATTGACTAGCTTTCCGAATGGATCCCTTACATAAAAACGCCGAACTCCCCATGGCTCATCAACTGGCCCATACTCAATGGGAATCTCCGCTTCTATTACCCTAGTTAATGCATGGTCAAGATCATCAACTTCAATGGACAAATCGGGAACTGGTGTCCCGGAGCCTCCTTCTGAAAGAAAGCTAATCTGAATGTCCATTTTCTCATATGATCCATAGGTTGTAATAAATCCCATATCCATCAGTTGATCAAGCCCAAGTACTTCCCCGTAAAAGTACTTTGCTTTAGAGATGTCCTTCGTCTCAACATTATAAACAATTCGTTTGACCTTCATCTTTTCACTCCCCTATCGTTTTGATGTCCAATTTTTATTCCACAATCTAGACGTTTGTTGAATAATTCCAGCT contains:
- a CDS encoding VOC family protein; this translates as MKVKRIVYNVETKDISKAKYFYGEVLGLDQLMDMGFITTYGSYEKMDIQISFLSEGGSGTPVPDLSIEVDDLDHALTRVIEAEIPIEYGPVDEPWGVRRFYVRDPFGKLVNILTHL